The following nucleotide sequence is from Halapricum desulfuricans.
GGATTATACTCGCGGCGCGTGAGGGTAAACGGATCGCGAAGAATGCGATCAAAGCACCCATAGTAGGTTTTCCGAGCATTACCTTCGACAGACCGGAGTTCATTGATATCGGTCGTCGACTCAACAGTCTCTTTCAATTCCTCAAGTTTAGTGACCGCTGTTGAAAAGTCTCCCTGACGTCCATCATAATAGCGGAGATTTGACCGCATATTGTGAATACTCGCACGAATGATATCCTGTCCGATGGCAAGGCGTCGATCCGGATTATCGTATGCACGGACCTGTTCGACAACTGTATCCCCGGAGACCTGTCCACGTTTCGGGAGATATGAACCCCTGTAATAGTCCTTCCAACCGAAGATGTGCATTGGGATATTATGCTCGTTTAGAAGGCCGAGCGCACGCGTGTTGAAATCAATTTGTCCGTGAAGATACAGCGAATCCACGGATTCTACTGGCAGGTATTCGGTGTCTCCGTCCAGAGTGTCGATTCTTAGTGTCCCTTCGTTCCGTGACAGTTCGCCGTCGGCGAAGATGTGATGGTTTGGCTTGGGCATAGTTACATCCAGCAAAGGTCTTGATAGAGACACGAGTTACAGTACTCCTTCTTTTTCAGTTTGGGCGGTGCGTCTCTCGAGACGATGTCGAGAATGCCTGCGATCGTCGACTCAACCTGTGCTGTCGTCGTGTCGGTTAGCGTGACTGTCTGACGTTTCCGCTCCGTTGGATACGCCAAAATCCCGTCCTTCTCAATCCCGTATATATTCCGAAGATACCACAGATAGAACAGTAACTGCATCCGAGCAGGTTTTTCTAGCGCTGAGGAGACTTTGACTTCCATTATGTCCCCCGACTCAAGGATGTCGAGTTGAATTCGATTCCCGATCATAAATGATCGACGCGCATCTTGATAGCTGGTTTCGTCGACGTATGTACCTCGCTGGATATTCGTCGTCTCACGATCAATATCGATCCCTCGCGACATAAACCAGAGTTCTCGTTCGCACACATGGTAGTACTGGACCATGAGACCGGTGATCCGAACTTTTGGCTCCTGTTCAGGACGTTGCTCATCTCGCACAAACTCTGCAACGGATCTAGGGGTCGTCATAGAGAACGCCCCCTGACACTACAGTAGTAATCGATGGGAGTGACATCTGGGTAACCAGCCAAGTGACAACTTTTCATAGGAAGAATATCATTCTTCTCCTTATGAGGAGACAAACCAGCTCAGATTGTAAATCGACCGGAGATGGAATCCGATGCAGGTCCCAAGCCACCTCCTGTGAAGTCATATTCTAAGTCGTTTCCGCCGGTGAACTGGAAGACTTGAACTCCGTCGCTGTTGCGGTCTTTTTTGTCTATGCGAGTCAACCGCGGTGATTCCTCAATCACGGATTCCGGGAGTGACACACGAAGACCAGAGGCATTCTCCAGTCGGTCGTACCCGGCTGGATCACCACTCGCAAGGAATTTCGAGATATCTTCGATCTCTTCTGTGTCTGCATCCGTGACTGCAACGAGCACGTCATACGTTTGCTGCCCACCGATCAGCGATTCTTGACTCAGATCGCGGGCTTTTGCGTTGTCGATGGCCTCTCGAAGGAAGTCACTCCACAGAGATTTCTCTGTGAGCCGCTCGAAATAGGCTGTTACAGCATTCCGAGAGAGAGCGACATCAGCTGCATCGTCGTGATTTGGGATGTCAGCGAGTATATCCGAAATGATTCGAAGATGATCGCGAATTCCAGCGTCAGTAGCACCCCGTTCGTAGACGTAATATGCCGGTGGTTCGGATGAGGGATTCTGTGGGTTTTCTTCGTCAGGGTCAGCGAGAAGCCAGACATATACCTGACCACCATTTTCACCCCACTCGTACGACCGGTTGCACCGCCCTGCGGCTTGGACGATGCTGTCGAGTGGTGCAAGGTCTCGAAAGACTGTCTCGAAACTTAGATCCACGCCCGCCTCGATGGCCTGGGTTGAAACAAATACGAACCGGTGATCACTTGTCGAAAGTTGGTCCGCGATAGCGATCAGAATCTCTCGGTCAAAGGGCCGATACCGCGAATTCAGCGTGAGTAAGTAGGTATCAGTCGTTTGCTTTGGCTCATTGGGCCGAATCGAATTTTCATCGGACCGTCGAATTTTCTGTCTTGTCTGTGATCTCACCGTTCGATCTAATACCCGATCCGCAACTTTTGCCGGGGACAGAACCGGGTCAACCGCAGACAGATCGTTGTCGTTGAGGACGGTCTCAATGAAGCCACCGAGGTGAGTGATTTCTGGGCGAGCCGCGAGGACCTCAGTGAGTCTCCGCGAACTATTGATGGTGTTACAGATAGCCAGTGTCGAGCCATTTGGGCCAGTATTTTGAAGAATCTTGTCAGCGGCCGACTCGTACCCTATATGAGTCTCCTCAGTACCGAGTCGGCGACTCAACGCTGTTTCGTCGATAGTATAGCGTACTCGTTCTGCATTGGCGAAATATGTCTCCATAGGAACCGGTTCAAGTGTTGTCTCGTAGGAGTTCCCTCTGCGACAGAGCGCGCAGTCTCCCCGATTGTGGTTCAGACCTGCCGCTAACAGTGACGTTGTCTCAAGGTTCCTAACGAGACTGGGTTGTGTTGCAGTCATCGCGATGATACGGGCAGAGAATTCGTCAGTCAGGGTCTCAATGAGGCGTTCGACTCCGTCCCACCAATCTTTTGAAAGGGCCTGTGGCTCGTCTAAGATGACGATACTCGAGTTCAACGCCGAAAGCTTCAGTCCCTGTCTGTTTGACGGCCCAGTGAGGCTCTCGAACAACTGAACAAACGTCGTAAGTATCATTCCGTCACGCCAAGCCTCCCCGAGTAACTCAGCTGCTTCTTCGCCGTCGGTATTGTCCACGTCGCCTACACCGCCCTCTTCAGAGTACACTACAGTTTCACTCAGATAATGGTGGACAGTCAGACCGCTCAAGGTGGGATCTGCGCCCCAAAGGTCTGGATCTTCGAAAATAGCGCGTGTTTGTTCGATAATACTCGTATATGGGAGTGCATAGACGACTGTCTGTGATTCGTGTTCCTCCAATAGCCGACTATTTAGGATGTCTCTAGCCTCGAACGCAGCTGAGAGGCCAGTGAACGTTTTCCCAAGCCCCGTCGGTAGCGTTAAGGTAGCTACGTTTGAGGAGTCTTCCTCGATCCATTTATGGACTCCTTGGACGGCTTGACGTCGGGCACGCTCCCGCTCGTTGTTCAGGGATGATTCCAGTTCATCGTCAGTCTCGCCTTCGCGGATGGTTTCGATGTAGGTCTCGATCGTCTCTTTGTCGAGTGTCTTGAAATCGAACAACTCCCCGTCTTTGAGGTGCATCGCGTGGCTTTTATCAGCTAGAGTTAATGCAGACCAGTAGTGCAGGGTCCGGTCATAGAGCTTCTCCGGAAGTTGTGCCGAAGATACCTTGACCCCACTGAGCGTACTTCGAGAGCTGATTTCTCGGAGTTCTTCTGCTATGGTGCCAGTACTTGCCCAGCTATAGAACTCCTCCCAGGAAGGGGCCTTGTCTGACGATAATCCAAGCAATTCTGTGGCAGCCTCTGGCCAATGTTCGTCGATACTTTCTAGCTGGGCCGAAATCGCATCTTCCGGCTTTTCAAAGGCTCTTGCAAGAGTTTCTGCTGTGTACTGTGCGCTATTTGGAAGTGCCTGATGATGCCGGGCTACCGCGAGCGTCGCTGCTAGTCTGTCTCGAGGTGGTGCGTCCAGATCATTGAGGACAAACCACGTGGCCATTGCTCCGAGGCGGGCGTGAGTCTTCTCTTCTGAAGGTCCGTCGTACCTTTCTTCTGGCCGGACATACTCCTGGAACTGCTTCGTAGCCTTACCAAAATCGTGCAAAGCAGCTAACGCCCGAACATATTCTTGTTGTTCGTTGGCCGGTTTGAATAAGCGAACCGCACGATTACTCACAGCCTGGTTATGGGACGCCAGTCTGAGATGACCTTGGTCTGTGATCTGTTCTGACGGATATTGATCATCACTAGCATTTGGATGAGATATCAGCGGCGGTTCCATATGTGAAAAGCTCCTTCAAATCTGCTAACGGAAGACAACCGTTCGATCTTCGACCGATACCGGGGTAATTTCAGTCCCAGACCCAACACGAACCGGGGAATCTGGCTGTTGTGTGAAGATGTAATCGTCAAAATGTGTTGTACGTCTTCCCCCAGTATGACGTTCCATAGCTGCCGGTGATCGTTCGGCGCTGTACGTCACTCCTCCTTGAGGAATAGCCTCGGCCAATGAGATTGGTACGACCGAGTCGATATCATATGTTGATTCTCCATCGATACGTGAAGGTGTCTGATCAATCTCTACGTCCTTTATTGTCGCTAGGTATTCCGACTTCCCTAAACTCGGCGGGTAGACTGATGTACCTTCAACTAGGTGTTCTTGAAGCTGCTCGTAAAACGTCTCGTCTTCGAGAGCGAGATCGATGCGATAAGCAGGGTCAGCGAGAACCTCGTATGCATGCAATTGCCGATCCCCTGTCGTCTCTTGGTATGTCAGAGAGAAGTTACGCCTCTTTTTGACTGTTGTCGTAACATCTTGGTCTGGATCCGTTCCTAATCCAGTAGTCGGGATATTGATCGTCCGGAGTTCAGACAGTGGCGTAATTGCCATTGCAGCGTTCTCAATGCCGAACGTATTGTAGTATGAGTCTCGGTCGGCACCTACTATCGCTGCCACCATACCGGCGATCGTGGTCCGAGGCGGGATTCTGTAGGTCTGTTTTGTGACGGTTCGGCCGACCCGTTTGAAATGACCCCAGCTCGAGGTGACAGTAAACGATAGACACTGGTCAGGCACACCGTCGTTATCGATTTTGGGTGACATTGATGAAACTACGCTGAGATTACGACGCTAGGTCCCGCTCATTTATCACATCGATCTCGTGGACATCGTGCCCCTGTTCGCCTAGATACTCGCCAATATCACCGCCGTCAATCGTCTCGTCACCAACGGTAATTGAAAGACGGTCATCCCCAATCACATGGAGTTTGCGGATCTTTCCACTCTCTTCGTTCAGAGTGTCGATTAGTGCTGACGCATCAATAGTCACGTCATCGATGGAACGGAGGGACTCTTCTGAGCCGTCA
It contains:
- the cas1b gene encoding type I-B CRISPR-associated endonuclease Cas1b — encoded protein: MPKPNHHIFADGELSRNEGTLRIDTLDGDTEYLPVESVDSLYLHGQIDFNTRALGLLNEHNIPMHIFGWKDYYRGSYLPKRGQVSGDTVVEQVRAYDNPDRRLAIGQDIIRASIHNMRSNLRYYDGRQGDFSTAVTKLEELKETVESTTDINELRSVEGNARKTYYGCFDRILRDPFTLTRREYNPPTNEANAAISFLNGMVYTACVSAIRKTALDPTVGFVHEPGERRFTLSLDIADIFKPILADRLLFRLVNRQQLSIDDFEGELDGCLLTEDGRMTVLKEYEETLDETIKHPRLNRKVSFKTLVQTDVYSLKKHILTGEPYHPTERWW
- the cas4 gene encoding CRISPR-associated protein Cas4, translated to MVQYYHVCERELWFMSRGIDIDRETTNIQRGTYVDETSYQDARRSFMIGNRIQLDILESGDIMEVKVSSALEKPARMQLLFYLWYLRNIYGIEKDGILAYPTERKRQTVTLTDTTTAQVESTIAGILDIVSRDAPPKLKKKEYCNSCLYQDLCWM
- a CDS encoding CRISPR-associated endonuclease Cas3'', with translation MEPPLISHPNASDDQYPSEQITDQGHLRLASHNQAVSNRAVRLFKPANEQQEYVRALAALHDFGKATKQFQEYVRPEERYDGPSEEKTHARLGAMATWFVLNDLDAPPRDRLAATLAVARHHQALPNSAQYTAETLARAFEKPEDAISAQLESIDEHWPEAATELLGLSSDKAPSWEEFYSWASTGTIAEELREISSRSTLSGVKVSSAQLPEKLYDRTLHYWSALTLADKSHAMHLKDGELFDFKTLDKETIETYIETIREGETDDELESSLNNERERARRQAVQGVHKWIEEDSSNVATLTLPTGLGKTFTGLSAAFEARDILNSRLLEEHESQTVVYALPYTSIIEQTRAIFEDPDLWGADPTLSGLTVHHYLSETVVYSEEGGVGDVDNTDGEEAAELLGEAWRDGMILTTFVQLFESLTGPSNRQGLKLSALNSSIVILDEPQALSKDWWDGVERLIETLTDEFSARIIAMTATQPSLVRNLETTSLLAAGLNHNRGDCALCRRGNSYETTLEPVPMETYFANAERVRYTIDETALSRRLGTEETHIGYESAADKILQNTGPNGSTLAICNTINSSRRLTEVLAARPEITHLGGFIETVLNDNDLSAVDPVLSPAKVADRVLDRTVRSQTRQKIRRSDENSIRPNEPKQTTDTYLLTLNSRYRPFDREILIAIADQLSTSDHRFVFVSTQAIEAGVDLSFETVFRDLAPLDSIVQAAGRCNRSYEWGENGGQVYVWLLADPDEENPQNPSSEPPAYYVYERGATDAGIRDHLRIISDILADIPNHDDAADVALSRNAVTAYFERLTEKSLWSDFLREAIDNAKARDLSQESLIGGQQTYDVLVAVTDADTEEIEDISKFLASGDPAGYDRLENASGLRVSLPESVIEESPRLTRIDKKDRNSDGVQVFQFTGGNDLEYDFTGGGLGPASDSISGRFTI
- the cas5b gene encoding type I-B CRISPR-associated protein Cas5b; the protein is MSPKIDNDGVPDQCLSFTVTSSWGHFKRVGRTVTKQTYRIPPRTTIAGMVAAIVGADRDSYYNTFGIENAAMAITPLSELRTINIPTTGLGTDPDQDVTTTVKKRRNFSLTYQETTGDRQLHAYEVLADPAYRIDLALEDETFYEQLQEHLVEGTSVYPPSLGKSEYLATIKDVEIDQTPSRIDGESTYDIDSVVPISLAEAIPQGGVTYSAERSPAAMERHTGGRRTTHFDDYIFTQQPDSPVRVGSGTEITPVSVEDRTVVFR